One genomic window of Argonema galeatum A003/A1 includes the following:
- a CDS encoding C39 family peptidase codes for MKLKVIKDTVFKQSPVQAIDLPENEKVALGAGRVFEIDSYKDIGSHIRVALEKTFLKGRNTWVAYQEHIEIIGDDGVKRIGKFSPNDKLPKQVRLPVPYFSQLNNRYKPEGTCNVTCVAMCLYYYGIRPALRNKQLEDELFQLVDRNGWDRHVHDHLRRVFLEYDMNDVFKMDATWNEIKAHLANGNPVIYPGRLTGGGHIIVLRGYDDTGFFVNDPYGEYFDSGYQTDMTGENLHYSYNLVKSKSYGESGTTWAHFPKKK; via the coding sequence ATGAAACTTAAAGTTATTAAAGATACGGTATTCAAGCAATCTCCTGTCCAAGCGATCGATCTACCCGAAAATGAAAAAGTGGCACTGGGGGCTGGTAGAGTATTTGAGATAGACTCTTATAAAGACATAGGAAGTCATATAAGGGTAGCCCTAGAAAAAACTTTCCTCAAAGGTAGAAACACCTGGGTAGCTTATCAAGAGCATATCGAAATTATTGGCGACGATGGGGTAAAACGCATCGGTAAATTCAGCCCTAATGATAAGCTTCCCAAGCAAGTACGTTTACCAGTTCCTTACTTCAGTCAACTCAACAACCGATACAAACCAGAAGGCACCTGCAATGTCACCTGCGTTGCCATGTGTTTGTATTACTACGGCATTAGACCTGCCCTTCGCAATAAGCAGCTAGAAGATGAACTATTTCAACTGGTCGATCGCAATGGATGGGATCGCCACGTTCACGATCACCTACGTAGAGTCTTCCTTGAGTATGATATGAATGATGTCTTCAAAATGGATGCAACTTGGAATGAAATAAAGGCTCACCTAGCCAACGGAAATCCCGTTATTTACCCAGGTCGGTTGACGGGAGGGGGACATATCATTGTCCTTCGCGGCTATGACGATACTGGCTTTTTTGTTAACGACCCCTATGGTGAGTACTTCGATTCAGGCTATCAAACGGATATGACAGGCGAAAACCTTCATTACTCCTACAATCTAGTCAAGTCCAAGAGTTATGGTGAGAGTGGAACCACCTGGGCGCACTTCCCTAAGAAGAAGTGA
- a CDS encoding EndoU domain-containing protein — translation MKGDFWIRLAASVAIAIALLFLPINAAIAQVPIAGTFRASSTCEAPRARGGANPGNVRVSNGQRYEALSFNSEDRKFIQIKVPGANPERRWVSTSCGTFSEVSPSPTPVPAPTPSSVVKPFFDTVNNPEQHRFPLARKEDITPPPPQLTEFDEAVLKTCSSIGSKVTASDFKQLMSDHPDVLREIQQAVGGQLLPVRSTQAEFLDDLTAVWSKREAFEHIFCGELEGPEKIGGLHFVGRYLQLQKDGIGGRLSSNLQKEEVIPGVVYTLGVVIKKGSSTWSDDIKGYALVSDAKELMKDATKAFKAQGNAQGACILPVRDGDTGKSYNAVFVKDRDAIVTFYPDATPKGNPCRN, via the coding sequence ATGAAAGGTGATTTTTGGATTAGACTGGCTGCAAGTGTAGCGATCGCGATCGCCCTACTATTTCTACCGATAAATGCTGCTATTGCACAAGTTCCCATCGCTGGAACCTTTAGGGCCTCTAGCACTTGTGAAGCCCCAAGAGCTAGAGGCGGTGCCAATCCTGGAAATGTTCGAGTTTCAAACGGTCAGCGCTATGAAGCGCTTAGCTTCAACAGTGAGGATAGAAAATTTATCCAAATCAAAGTGCCTGGTGCCAATCCCGAACGTCGCTGGGTAAGTACCTCCTGTGGTACTTTCTCAGAAGTTAGCCCTTCACCTACCCCCGTTCCTGCACCTACTCCATCCTCAGTTGTAAAACCATTTTTTGATACAGTTAATAATCCAGAACAGCATCGCTTTCCACTCGCTCGAAAAGAAGACATCACACCGCCACCACCCCAACTCACTGAATTCGACGAAGCGGTGCTGAAAACCTGTTCTTCAATTGGCAGTAAAGTCACAGCAAGTGATTTCAAACAATTGATGTCAGATCACCCAGATGTATTGAGAGAAATCCAGCAAGCTGTTGGCGGTCAACTGCTGCCAGTTCGCAGTACACAAGCCGAATTCCTGGACGATTTAACGGCTGTTTGGTCTAAGCGAGAAGCCTTTGAACATATTTTTTGCGGAGAGTTAGAAGGGCCAGAAAAAATAGGCGGACTGCATTTTGTGGGCAGATATCTGCAACTGCAAAAAGACGGTATTGGCGGACGTTTATCCAGTAACTTGCAAAAAGAAGAGGTAATTCCCGGCGTAGTTTATACGCTGGGTGTAGTCATCAAAAAAGGCTCAAGCACATGGAGCGATGACATCAAAGGCTATGCTTTAGTCAGCGATGCAAAAGAACTGATGAAGGATGCGACGAAAGCATTTAAGGCGCAGGGAAATGCCCAAGGAGCTTGCATTTTGCCTGTGCGAGATGGGGATACGGGAAAATCTTACAATGCCGTTTTTGTCAAGGATAGAGACGCGATCGTCACTTTTTATCCCGACGCAACTCCCAAAGGTAATCCTTGTAGGAATTAA